TCGTCCACCGAGAGGTACCCGAGGGGCGATCCGTCCTTCGTATAGAGGGGGACGAAGAGCACGTCGTCCTGGTGCCACTCCCCCTCCTTGCGCTCGCCCAGATCCGGCGTGTAGCCCGACGCGTCGTCCTTCGACCAGAACTTCGCCTTGTGGCTGATGAAGTAGCTGCGGCTGATGCGGAACTCGTCGCGCAGCCAGCTCTCGAACTCCTCCCGAGGGACGTCGTACTGCTCCAGCTTCTCGATCGCGTCGCGGCTAAGCCCGGCAAAAGCCCTCGCGTCGAACGCGCCCGTCCGATCGTCCAGGACGCGGAGGAGGACGATCCGGAAGCCGACGGCATCGGAGACCGCGTGGACGATCTCGTGAAGGACCTTGTCGAGGGCGAGGTCCGAGTTGATCGAGGTGGCGATCTCGAGAACCTTCTTCAGCCGGGCCGCCTGCTTGCGGCTCGTCATGAGCTGGTTCCGATAGAGGCGCCCCATCTCGTCGGTCGCTTGGGTGAGCTGCTCGTTCCGCTGGAAGACGACGTCGTGGGTGGCGCGGAGCGCGCGCACCTCATGGCTGAGCGTGCGCCTATGGCGTGCTTGCTCCGCCATCAGGAGGGCGGACGCCGCCAGGGCCCAGGTCAGCTCAACGGACAGCGTCACGATTCAGCTCCGATTCGCTCGGGCGCGGGGGCGCGCCATTCGATTCCTCGCGGGATCTCAGGATCCGGACGAACTCTTCGACGACGCGCGGATCGAACTGGGTCCCCGCACAGCGGCGTATCTCCGCGACGGCATCCTCCTCCGAGAAGGGCTCCCGGTACGGCCGGCCCGCCGTCATCGATTCGTAGGCATCGAGAACCGCGAGGATCCGCGCCAAGAGCGGAATCTCCTCTCCCTTGAGCCCCCGCGGATAGCCGTGCCCGTCGAAGTGCTCGTGGTGGCTCAGGATGGTCGCGTTCACCCTCGAGGCGATCTCGATCGGCTTGAGGAGCTGGACGCCCGCCTGGGGGTGCCCCTCGACGCGCCGGCGCTCCGCCTCCGTCCACCGGCGGTCGCTCAGCAGAAGGTCATCAGCGACGGAGAGCATCCCGACGTCGTGAATCTTCGCGACGTAGCCCAGGATCTCGACGTCCTCGAGCTGGAGCTTGAGGCCGCGACCCAGGTCGGCGGCCAGCTTGAATCCGCGGCGCGAGCCGGGAAGGAGGTGGCTCCGGCGCGCCCGCACGATGGCCCGCACGGTCGTGAGCATGGCCGGGATGTCGCCCGATTCGCCCGCCGCCCGGACCCGCTCGACGGCCTGTCCGATGCGGCGCGCGATCGCCACGAGCAGGTTGAGGTCGTCGGCGTCGAAGGGGATGCCGGTCGTCTTGTTGTTCACGTTCACGACCCCGACCGTCTCTCCTCCGATCTTCAGCGGCACGCAGAGGAGCGACTTGGTCTCGTATTGGGGGTGATTCATCTTCCGGAAGCGGCGGTCGTTCTCGATGTCGGTCACGCAGAGATTTTCCGAGGTCTGAGCGACCCAGCCCGCGATCGAGTCGCCCATCTTGACCCGCGTCCGCGCGACCATGTCCGCGTCGAGTCCGTACGCCGCCTGGATGAGGAGCTCGGTGCCCGCCTCGTTGCAGAACATGAGCGAGACGATCCGTGCGTCCATCACCTCGGCGACCATCTCCACGCAGCTCTGGAGGAGCGCCTGAAGCTCGGGACGCTCGAAGAACGGTCCCAGCGATCGCATGAGGTCTCGGAAGCCGTGCTGGCGGAGCGGCAGGTCCATGACGAACCGGCTGCCCTGTCCCACCACGCTCTCGACGCGGATGGTGCCGCCGTGGAGCTCGACCACGCTCTTCACGATCGCGAGGCCCAATCCCGTGCCGGCCACGCGCTCGGCGCCGCCGTCCTCGACCCGGTAGAACCGCTCGAACACCCGCGAGAGCTTGTCGGGCGCGATCCCCATGCCGTGGTCCTCGACCGCGATGGCCATCCGCTCGCCGTTCCGTCCGGCCCGAACCACGACGTCGGTGCTCGGTCGCGAAAATTTGGCGGCGTTCGCGATCAGGTTCACCAGCACCTGCTTCAAGAGGTCGGGATCGGCTTCTATGGCGTGCAGATCGCGCTCCAGCGCCGGAACCAGGTGGAGGCGCTTGTGTGCGAGCTCGGGTGCCACCGTCGGCGTGACCTCCTCGATCAGACGGGCGAGATCGAGAGACTCGACCTTGAGCCGGCGGCGCCCGGATTCCATGCGGCTCAGATCGAGCACATCGTTCACGATGCGCGAGAGCCGGTCGCACTCCTCGTTCACGATTCCCAGGAATTTCTCCTGCATCGTGAAGGTGGGGCGCCCCAGGTTGTCGAGCATGGTCTCGGTGTAGGCCTTGATCGCGGTCAGGGGCGTTCGGAGCTCGTGCGAGACGACCGAGATGAGATCCGACTTCGCCTCCTCCGTCCGGCGGAGGGCCACGGCGGCTTCCTCGAGCTTCCGCCGCTTCGTCTCCAGGTCGCCGTGGGTGCGGATCCTGTCGACCGCGAGGCCGATCTGGTCCGCGAGGAAGAGGAGCAGCCGGCGGCGGCGGTCATTGACGGATACCTTGCGGCGGTAGCCGACCACCGCCACGCCCAGGAGCGACGTGCCGATGACGACGGGAACGCCGATCATGGTTTCGGGGCTCCCCCCGCGCCAGGAGAGATCGTCGCCGCCCGCCAGCCGAATGCCGGTGGGATCCTCGACGATGAGGGTTTCGCGCCGCACGATCCGTCCGAGGAAGCTCGCCGGCGTCGGCACGATGCGCGTGTGGCCCGTCGCTCCGACGTGTCCATGCTCGAAATGGTCCCCCTCCAGCTCTCCGGTTTCATAGTCCAGGAGGAGGAGCACGAACTGATCGGCTCGGGCGAGGTCGAGCACGCTTTCGGCAAGGGAGTTGACGAGACCGTTCGTGTCGAAGGCGGACTGGACGGCGAAGCTCAGGCTCCCGAGGCTCGCGACGAGCCGAAGGGGCGCTCTTCGCTCTGGCCCAAGCTTGGGATTGGGCTGCGTCACAGACCCTCCGCGTCCGTCCCCTCGCGCACGGGCTGGACCAGCGTCCCGTCGGAGCGACGGTCGGGCATCACGCAGCTGCCGCGCTTCGCCTTGCCGATCTTCTTCAGCTCCTTCGCCACGTCGGCGACCTGGGCGCTGTGCTGGATCTCGCGCGCGACGTTCGTCACGATGAGGATCGTGATGGAGAGGATCTCGAAGTTCTGGACGCCACCCTGCCGGCTCGAGTGCACCGTGATGTGCCCGCGGGCGATGTCTTCCGGGTTGTAGTACTCGCGGATCTTCTCGTCGAACTCCTTCATGATCGCCTCGGCGATCGGAGTCGAAAGCTCCGGTGTCGTGATGATCACGAAATCATCCCCGCCGATGTGGCCGACGAAGTCCTTCTCCCCGCCGTGGCGCTTGATCACCTCGTGCAGCAGGGACGCCGTGAACCGAATGAGCGCGTCTCCCCGCGCGTAGCCGTAGTAGTCGTTGTAGGCCTTGAAGAAGTCGAGATCGAGGTGGAGGAACGCGAATTTCTCGCCCGCCGCGATTCGCTGCGTCAGCTCCGTCTCGA
Above is a genomic segment from Candidatus Eisenbacteria bacterium containing:
- a CDS encoding GAF domain-containing protein translates to MTQPNPKLGPERRAPLRLVASLGSLSFAVQSAFDTNGLVNSLAESVLDLARADQFVLLLLDYETGELEGDHFEHGHVGATGHTRIVPTPASFLGRIVRRETLIVEDPTGIRLAGGDDLSWRGGSPETMIGVPVVIGTSLLGVAVVGYRRKVSVNDRRRRLLLFLADQIGLAVDRIRTHGDLETKRRKLEEAAVALRRTEEAKSDLISVVSHELRTPLTAIKAYTETMLDNLGRPTFTMQEKFLGIVNEECDRLSRIVNDVLDLSRMESGRRRLKVESLDLARLIEEVTPTVAPELAHKRLHLVPALERDLHAIEADPDLLKQVLVNLIANAAKFSRPSTDVVVRAGRNGERMAIAVEDHGMGIAPDKLSRVFERFYRVEDGGAERVAGTGLGLAIVKSVVELHGGTIRVESVVGQGSRFVMDLPLRQHGFRDLMRSLGPFFERPELQALLQSCVEMVAEVMDARIVSLMFCNEAGTELLIQAAYGLDADMVARTRVKMGDSIAGWVAQTSENLCVTDIENDRRFRKMNHPQYETKSLLCVPLKIGGETVGVVNVNNKTTGIPFDADDLNLLVAIARRIGQAVERVRAAGESGDIPAMLTTVRAIVRARRSHLLPGSRRGFKLAADLGRGLKLQLEDVEILGYVAKIHDVGMLSVADDLLLSDRRWTEAERRRVEGHPQAGVQLLKPIEIASRVNATILSHHEHFDGHGYPRGLKGEEIPLLARILAVLDAYESMTAGRPYREPFSEEDAVAEIRRCAGTQFDPRVVEEFVRILRSREESNGAPPRPSESELNRDAVR
- a CDS encoding response regulator, with product MSMPMIPASTPDSGRILVIEDEPRLRIILKKQLEDAKDAKYDVRTAEDGIRGLEEIRRDPPDLILLDVMMPGLNGFDVCQRLKADPLTSRIPIIFLTAKSTLEDRLHGLEVFADDYLTKPWETRELLFRVRNQLKTRRAQLQSNALTGLPGNVLIETELTQRIAAGEKFAFLHLDLDFFKAYNDYYGYARGDALIRFTASLLHEVIKRHGGEKDFVGHIGGDDFVIITTPELSTPIAEAIMKEFDEKIREYYNPEDIARGHITVHSSRQGGVQNFEILSITILIVTNVAREIQHSAQVADVAKELKKIGKAKRGSCVMPDRRSDGTLVQPVREGTDAEGL